TCGCCACACACATTGTGGAGCAGGCAGTGCAACGTACCGGCAACGAATCAGTTGCCGGCTTGGCGTATGATCCACTGAATCGGAATCTCTTCTGGGCGGACAGGCGTAAAGGGAAAATATTCTTTGCTAGCATTGATACGCTGTTCACAGCGACGCCCAAGGTGTTGGTCGATTCGAGCGGAGATGGAGGCCGACCAGACGGAGTCGCCGTAGATATTTGCAGGCGCCAGTTGTACTGGAGCAACTGCCAGATAGGGCACGCTAGTGTCGAGCGCATTAGTCTGGACGGCAAGCAACGAGAGGTGATAATTAAAGAAGACATTGACATGCCACGCGGCATTGTAGTTGATCAGCTGTCAGATCGGCTTTACTGGATCGACGACAAGGTGGGCATTTTTTTCACAATCGAAAGCGCACGTCTGGATGGCAGCGATCGTAAATTGATTGTGCAGGGCAAGCACCAGGATCCCATACAGTTGGCCATCACAGAGGACGCTATTTACTGGACAGACAAAATAAGCAAGGCAGTGTGGAGTTACCCCAAGCCCAAGCCTAGCAACACACTGACCAGCTCGAACTCCACACAAAGTACAGCCGAAACACAAGTGGAAGCAAATATGGTAAAGCAAGCTAGCTGGAAGGATGAAGTCTATGGCATTGTGGCGCGCACAGGCTTCTACCAGCGATTGCAGAAGGATGAGCACTGCGCCAGTGTCGTGCGCAAGGTTAAACAGCGTTTGGACAACATGACCAACGACAAGACGCATGTGCGTAATCTCGTCGACGAGCGCCTGACACAGCTGCAGCGCGAGCACTGCCTGAACGGCGCCCAGTTTATAAGCAAAGGCAACTTCTGCATCTGCCCGGTGGGCTTCAAGGGAGCCCGCTGTGAGATTTCGGAGTGTCACAACTATTGCGTACATGGTACCTGTGAAATATCTGGGATGGGATTTCCCAAATGCTACTGCCAGCCGGAATTTTACGGCGAACGCTGCGAGTACTACAAATGCAACGGTCATTGTCTTAACGGTGCCAAATGTGCCGTGGACAGAGAGAGCGGCGAACTAAGCTGCGAATGTCGCGGCAATTTCTTTGGTTCACGCTGCGAGCACAACGGCACTGAAGACTGCGCTAGCTACTGCCAACTGATAAGGCATGAGCCGGACATTATTATACCCGACAGCTGTCATGTCATGTAAGTCAACAATGATCTCTTTCTATAATAATTGGCTAATggtcattttcatttcactaGCTGTGAGGAGCAACTGAGAGGAAATGGCACAGCTTTAGTTGCATATTTTCAACGCGGCGCTTGCGGCAGTCGCAGTGTCTGGACCGGCTCTGTCATCATTGTCGTTGTGGCAGGTGTTGTGCTCAGTCTATTGCTAGTGGCTCTCATTGTGCACGGAATACGTCGCATATACAAGCCAAAACGTCCCCACATCAAGAAGACATTTGTAGTTCGCAAACAGGCGCGTCACAATTCAGCTAGCGATACACCGCTGACTAACCGTCCGCTAGCTACGGAACAGTGCGAGATTACGATAGAGAACTGTTGCAATATGAATATTTGTGAAACGGTACGCGCTCTGGATTAGACACTAACTGCATTAtgtctaatttatatatttttatattgtagcCCTGCTTTGATCCCAAAATGGTGGAGCAAACATTTTCGTCACGGGATCGTAAGGCACCGTGTGTAAAGGAGGacaaaaaaatgcttattCACAACATGGAAGATGATCTATCGTAAAAGTGTATCATTCAACACATTGTTGAGATCGTTTCAAACGAACGCCTATAACAGACAAACGAGCTAATTAAGCTGTTGGTAACTGTTGGCTCCACATTCATGTGCTTTTCCAAAAAGCTCTCTGAACAGCCTAGGCCCAAAACCTCTCCCACAACACGCAAACACTTACAGCCACCgcacttttaattgaattaatcaTGTACTTAGCAGTCTGTTAATTAGTTTGGTctcattaatttattgagAAAGTTATCCGAAAAATATTGAAGTTCCTTGGCAGCAGATTGCCAAAATTTCATTAGAAGGATTTTTTATCGTTTACATAATTATGCTTGCATAcatgcttttaatttctagAAGCTATTACATGCGTggataacattttaatatttttgccttACTGCATTCgctaatgaaatgaaaaaagtaGCAAATATAGAAGATTTAAGTCACTTGACTGACCTTAGCATTATTTCACaacagaacacacacacacatgcacacagatACTTGAAACATGTACTTATTTTAAGACGTAACAGCATCTGATTTCAAGAACGATCGCCATTTGCACAAGGAGGCACAATTTTGTGATTCATAACGGTTAAACTGTTGCAAGGATTATAATGCGtacttatacatatgtgtgtacacatataaaatgtaatctTTGactattgtaaataattaaaaaaaaaggattgTTAGAGCTTTTGAATAGTTCAATCTAACCGTTCAAAGTTCCTTAATtagataatttttttgttttatacatacatatacaattttattttttaccgGTTTGTCGATACGTCATGACAtttgcaactgccacacacaaaaatatgtaatcCGAATTGCACCCAAATTGCCTAAGTACTTAAGTTAACcataaaacaattatatatgtatatacatatgtatgtaaataacaGTTTACAAAATAGTAAACTCTTACCCTCAGAATAATGTGTAAATATCAATATATGTGTAAGATAGCTTTTAGTTGTAACGTATAAGACACCGGTTAATTGGTAATGAGTACGTACCTTGCAGTtgtaataaatgaatttgttattaaaactccttttctctatttttatttgttcaacGTATTAATAGCGACTGAGCTCATATAAGCAATTACGAGCTAGAAACAAAGAAAATACCTTTATCTTTACATGAATCATTACAATGAGTGTCATCTTGCTAAAATATCGAGAGTAGTTACTGATAAATTATACAGATGAATATAATttgacaataataattttttacattaCTCATATAAAACTTATAACAGAAAGTaccaaatttataaatataagtaataATAACAGTCACACATTTTATTGTATACAGTTATTTTCTTACACACAGTACAAATAACTATGAGCTTAACTTTACTCAagcattttttgaaaatatatatatttatccaGCACTACTATTAAACATGATTGTGCAGCCCTGCGACACGCTTGAGCTTGAATACAACATGCTCGGGCTGGATAATTCGGATAATGTGCTAGAGATACGCATTTGTTTTCGGTAATACCTGCCAGTTTCGATATACACTTTTTTCCTTAATATCGATGTTTTTGCAGCTCTGCTGTAAGTCACGCCGACATTTTTcgcaaaagtaaaagttatatttttacaaaataaacattacgcaaaatacatataataaagtataattttaaaaagcagAAGGCATGGTATGTGTTAACTAGTTACAATAATACATTTTcgtttatatatgtacgtatgaGTTTTCAATGTTTGGCGTGCTCGTGGTTGACAATATTTGCGCATCTTCTACTGacttaaaatgtttgttcGTGTCGTTTGTTAAGATTTATATGCAAGAAGCACATATGcccaaatataatatttaattataaattaaataaatacgcacAACAAACGGTTTAACAGtacaaatgaaaacttttttacCGTGTGTATCTATATCAGTGTGCAGCtctagcaacagcagctgctattACCAACAGCCAAATCCCCACCCCCACTTCGCATGCATATAGCAGATGAGTGCCCACTAACGCTAtgacatttgatttatattttcaggGAAGCAACGATAGAGCCTCCAGATCACCTCGTTCGGATGATCAGCGGGAAATTAGTGAAATGCCAGTTACAAAGCGGTCGCGTTCGGACTCTGGTAAGTGTTTTTTTTGGTCGGGTAATTTGTccatatttgtatgtatgtatatgcattaaGTATCTACTAACAATAAGTCGGAAATAAAATCGAATCAATTATATGCATACGTAAGTTTTGTTATAAacgtaataaataattgccagGAATTGAACCGAAATACAAAGATTTGTAAGCGTATGAACATAAgatttttcttatatttatataaatatatatatttatacatatataaatttgtatatattcgcagtaaacataaacattgcATACACATCTATGTTTCTATtttctactacttctacttcGTTGCATTTTAAGGGCCAGTATAGACGCTATTAAATAATCGgtctttctttttgttctgCTTAAGTAATTGCAGACTTCATAATCGCACGATGATCTCAAGTGAGGTGAGGTGAGAGTCAAACGAAATAACTAAAACCAATATGAAAGTAAATCAATCAAGTCAAGACTATGTACGAATCGACTCCAAATCGAATCAGGTGTCTCTTAAACAAACATCTCTGTCAATGTTTGTGATATTTTGAAACTGTATCAATTTACTTACCAATAGTATCTAAACATATACCAAATGAATTAACTAGGGCCCTCACAGCCAGGCAGTATCGCCAGAGTATCAGTGAGTCTTCGCCGCATCAACACTGaaactaa
This genomic interval from Drosophila busckii strain San Diego stock center, stock number 13000-0081.31 unplaced genomic scaffold, ASM1175060v1 chrUn_07, whole genome shotgun sequence contains the following:
- the LOC108600876 gene encoding protein cueball, which gives rise to MKLSPLQRLALAILFIAAHFSTPLAGASPIGWDFAVTLRNKILFLDNAWNTITTAAHEYEELTALAFDEAEEMIYFNDQLHQNGSIFSLHRDASVATHIVEQAVQRTGNESVAGLAYDPLNRNLFWADRRKGKIFFASIDTLFTATPKVLVDSSGDGGRPDGVAVDICRRQLYWSNCQIGHASVERISLDGKQREVIIKEDIDMPRGIVVDQLSDRLYWIDDKVGIFFTIESARLDGSDRKLIVQGKHQDPIQLAITEDAIYWTDKISKAVWSYPKPKPSNTLTSSNSTQSTAETQVEANMVKQASWKDEVYGIVARTGFYQRLQKDEHCASVVRKVKQRLDNMTNDKTHVRNLVDERLTQLQREHCLNGAQFISKGNFCICPVGFKGARCEISECHNYCVHGTCEISGMGFPKCYCQPEFYGERCEYYKCNGHCLNGAKCAVDRESGELSCECRGNFFGSRCEHNGTEDCASYCQLIRHEPDIIIPDSCHVICEEQLRGNGTALVAYFQRGACGSRSVWTGSVIIVVVAGVVLSLLLVALIVHGIRRIYKPKRPHIKKTFVVRKQARHNSASDTPLTNRPLATEQCEITIENCCNMNICETPCFDPKMVEQTFSSRDRKAPCVKEDKKMLIHNMEDDLS